The Salminus brasiliensis chromosome 3, fSalBra1.hap2, whole genome shotgun sequence genome contains a region encoding:
- the poc1bl gene encoding polypeptide N-acetylgalactosaminyltransferase 4, with translation MRLRLSKKVTLLTKACFFLSVLWLFYLLLFRTSTAAPSEDGAPRNLLVRQFSSQAEEDVESLKRPIYVKPPADPNAPGEWGKATRLNLNSEEKKQEADSIERYAINIFVSDKISLHRHIQDNRMHECKSKKYDIHRLPTTSVIIAFYNEAWSTLLRTIHSVLETTPAVLLKEVILIDDFSDRVYLKSQLEHYISNLERVRLIRTNKREGLVRARLIGATYATGDVLTFLDCHCECVPGWIEPLLERIGQNESTIICPVIDTIDWNTFEFYMQTEEPMVGGFDWRLTFQWHSVPEMDRKRRKSRTDPIRSPTMAGGLFAVSKVYFEYLGTYDMGMEVWGGENLELSFRVWQCGGSLEIHPCSHVGHVFPKKAPYARPNFLQNTVRAAEVWMDSYKQHFYNRNPPARKETYGDISDRILLRERLKCQSFDWYLKNIYPDLHVPEDRPGWHGAVRSGGIPSECLDYNAPEHSPTGAHLSLFGCHGQGGNQYFEYTSKKEIRFNSVTELCAEVPTGQNYIGMKHCSRDGEPVPPTVIWEFRNDGSIYHPHSDMCITSYRTSQGRTDVHMSRCSSVDKHQQWKFE, from the exons ATGAGGTTGCGCTTGTCAAAGAAGGTGACCCTGCTGACGAAGGCATGTTTCTTCCTCTCCGTCCTATGGCTCTTCTACCTCCTCCTGTTCCGCACCTCTACTGCGGCACCGTCCGAGGATGGGGCTCCCCGCAACCTCCTGGTCCGGCAATTCTCGTCACAGGCTGAAGAGGATGTGGAGAGCCTTAAGCGGCCCATTTATGTGAAGCCTCCGGCGGACCCTAATGCACCTGGAGAGTGGGGCAAGGCCACCCGGCTAAACCTCAACTCCGAGGAGAAGAAACAAGAGGCGGACAGCATTGAGCGCTATGCCATAAACATCTTCGTCAGTGACAAGATATCCCTCCATCGCCACATTCAGGATAACCGGATGCATGA ATGTAAATCCAAGAAGTATGACATCCATCGCCTTCCTACCACGTCTGTGATCATAGCCTTCTACAACGAGGCCTGGTCCACCCTGCTGAGAACCATCCACAGTGTCCTGGAGACCACACCTGCTGTCTTGCTAAAAGAGGTCATACTCATTGATGACTTCAGTGATCGAG TCTATCTGAAGTCCCAGCTGGAGCACTACATCAGCAACCTGGAACGTGTGCGTCTCATCCGCACTAATAAAAGAGAAGGGCTGGTCCGAGCCCGACTCATCGGTGCCACCTACGCCACTGGAGACGTGCTCACCTTTCTAGATTgtcactgtgagtgtgtgcccGGCTGGATCGAGCCACTCCTAGAAAG AATTGGGCAGAATGAGAGCACTATCATATGCCCAGTGATCGACACCATTGACTGGAACACCTTTGAGTTTTACATGCAGACTGAAGAGCCCATGGTGGGCGGGTTTGACTGGCGGCTGACCTTCCAGTGGCACTCTGTGCCGGAGATGGATCGCAAAAGACGGAAATCCCGGACTGACCCCATTAG GTCTCCTACCATGGCTGGGGGTTTGTTTGCTGTGAGCAAGGTCTACTTTGAGTACCTGGGAACTTACGACATGGGCATGGAGGTTTGGGGAGGAGAAAATCTGGAACTTTCATTTAGG GTCTGGCAGTGTGGTGGTTCCCTGGAGATTCACCCATGCTCCCACGTGGGTCACGTCTTCCCTAAGAAGGCTCCATACGCCAGGCCCAATTTCCTCCAGAACACAGTGCGAGCTGCTGAAGTTTGGATGGACTCCTACAAGCAGCACTTCTATAACCGTAACCCTCCTGCTCGTAAG GAAACATATGGGGATATCTCAGACAGGATTCTTTTACGGGAGCGGCTCAAATGCCAAAGCTTTGACTGGTATCTGAAAAACATCTACCCTGACCTCCACGTACCAGAGGACAGGCCCGGCTGGCATGGAGCT GTTCGTAGTGGCGGGATCCCTTCTGAGTGTCTGGACTACAATGCTCCAGAGCACAGTCCCACGGGGGCGCACCTGTCCCTTTTTGGCTGCCATGGACAGGGAGGCAATCAG TATTTTGAGTACACTTCTAAAAAGGAGATCCGCTTCAACTCTGTGACCGAGTTGTGTGCTGAGGTTCCAACGGGCCAGAACTACATAGGAATGAAGCACTGCTCTCGAGATGGAGAGCCTGTCCCTCCCACAGTCATCTGGGAGTTCAGAAAT GATGGCAGTATATATCACCCTCACTCAGACATGTGCATCACCTCTTACCGCACATCACAGGGGCGCACAGATGTGCATATGAGCAGATGCTCCAGCGTAGACAAACACCAGCAATGGAAGTTTGAATGA